One part of the Paracoccus sp. MBLB3053 genome encodes these proteins:
- the lipA gene encoding lipoyl synthase gives MTLRDLRMPDQRHPEKAHRPDQDQPKKPSWIRVKAPTSEGYKQTRDIMRDNKLSTVCEEAGCPNVGECWSQGHATMMIMGEICTRGCTFCNVATGKPNALDVFEPGRVAHAVQKLGLKHVVITSVDRDDLDDGGAEHFAQTIRAIRHRSPASTIEVLTPDFLKSTPGALETVVEARPDVFNHNLETVPHLYTTVRPGARYFHSLRLLQKVKELDPGMFTKSGIMVGLGEDRQSVLQVMDDMRAADIDFMTIGQYLQPTPKHHRVDRFVTPEEFAGYEKAAYGKGFLMVSATPLTRSSYHAGDDFARLRDARLKKLGRA, from the coding sequence ATGACCTTGCGCGATCTTCGGATGCCCGACCAGCGACACCCCGAAAAGGCCCATCGGCCGGATCAGGATCAGCCAAAAAAACCATCCTGGATTCGTGTGAAGGCCCCGACGTCGGAAGGCTACAAGCAGACCCGCGACATCATGCGCGACAACAAGTTGTCGACCGTCTGCGAAGAGGCAGGCTGTCCGAATGTGGGCGAGTGCTGGAGTCAGGGTCACGCCACCATGATGATCATGGGCGAGATCTGTACGCGCGGCTGCACCTTCTGCAATGTCGCAACCGGCAAGCCGAACGCGCTTGATGTCTTCGAGCCCGGCCGCGTTGCACATGCCGTGCAGAAGCTCGGGCTGAAGCATGTCGTGATCACTTCGGTCGATCGTGATGATCTCGACGACGGCGGGGCAGAACATTTCGCGCAGACGATTCGCGCGATTCGTCATCGTTCACCCGCATCGACGATCGAGGTCCTGACGCCCGACTTCCTGAAATCGACGCCCGGTGCGCTTGAAACCGTGGTGGAAGCGCGTCCCGACGTCTTCAACCACAACCTCGAGACGGTGCCGCATCTCTATACTACGGTGCGACCGGGCGCGCGCTATTTCCATTCGCTGCGCCTGCTCCAGAAGGTCAAGGAACTCGATCCCGGCATGTTTACGAAATCGGGCATCATGGTCGGTCTGGGCGAGGATCGGCAATCCGTGCTGCAGGTCATGGACGACATGCGCGCTGCAGATATCGACTTCATGACCATCGGCCAATATCTGCAACCGACGCCGAAGCATCACCGCGTGGATCGTTTTGTCACCCCCGAAGAATTCGCCGGCTATGAGAAGGCGGCCTATGGCAAGGGCTTCCTGATGGTTTCAGCCACGCCTTTGACGCGCTCATCGTATCACGCGGGCGACGATTTCGCGCGACTGCGCGATGCGCGCCTGAAGAAGTTGGGCCGCGCCTGA
- a CDS encoding TerC family protein yields METFFALLQDPAVWVALATLVVMEVVLGIDNLIFISILTNRLPVESRERARRIGIGLALIMRLGLLATVAWIVRLTEPVVTILGNELSWKDLILIAGGLFLVWKATKEIHHHVDPADHEDTMVGAATSTFAGVIGQILILDLVFSIDSIITAVGMTPHVEIMVVAVVAAVTVMLVAANPLANFIERNPTIVMLALSFLLLIGTTLIAEGFGVHVPKGYIYAAMAFSALVEGLNMWARNARLRRKG; encoded by the coding sequence ATGGAAACCTTTTTCGCCCTGCTTCAGGACCCGGCCGTCTGGGTCGCCCTCGCCACATTGGTGGTGATGGAGGTCGTGCTGGGCATCGACAACCTCATCTTCATCTCGATCCTGACGAACAGGTTGCCTGTCGAGAGCCGGGAAAGGGCGCGCCGCATCGGTATCGGTCTGGCGCTCATCATGCGGCTCGGCCTGCTTGCGACGGTGGCCTGGATCGTGCGCCTGACCGAGCCGGTCGTGACGATCCTTGGCAATGAACTGTCCTGGAAGGATCTCATCCTCATTGCCGGCGGTCTGTTCCTTGTCTGGAAGGCCACCAAGGAGATCCACCACCATGTCGATCCGGCGGATCACGAGGATACGATGGTGGGCGCCGCGACCAGCACGTTTGCCGGCGTGATCGGGCAGATCCTGATCCTCGATCTGGTATTTTCGATCGACAGCATCATCACGGCCGTCGGCATGACGCCTCATGTCGAGATCATGGTCGTTGCAGTTGTCGCGGCGGTCACGGTCATGCTTGTCGCGGCGAATCCGCTTGCGAACTTCATCGAGCGGAACCCGACGATCGTCATGCTGGCTTTGTCGTTCCTGCTGCTGATCGGCACCACGCTGATCGCCGAGGGCTTCGGCGTTCATGTTCCGAAAGGCTACATCTATGCGGCCATGGCGTTCTCGGCTCTGGTCGAAGGGCTGAACATGTGGGCCCGCAATGCAAGGCTTCGTCGCAAGGGCTGA
- a CDS encoding DUF6456 domain-containing protein — MIMTIQAGDFSLGAVPAGLEGSFPGIKGSQLPERQRPGVPPASPPTPHGDTGEDPDVALYLRHVEGGETIRSLARELGCHASTVMRRIRRFEARRDDPLVDSAVERVAASSQSRADKQPAASAPGPIGMKQIARILRRLAEPGAQLVVGDGMEKAIVIRDDIRTAILDRQLAEHMAVRSWVQLSGQGRLARYVISMAGREALRAMIAGRKGSGVPQGEDFVVAAPVLDRPDGCAEEGVAFDHANGPREWGEAEIVDPEDGQRKRARVNLAESPLMMLARRREADGRPFLAPELVAAGERLREDFELAQMGPRLAQNWDRFLTAGIDVSRSGPGYCGGSEGARDRVAAALRELGPGLGDMCLRVCCFLEGIEMTERRLGWSARSGKIVLRLALMRLDIHYRETYGSGAPLIG; from the coding sequence ATGATCATGACAATTCAGGCGGGCGATTTCTCACTGGGTGCTGTACCGGCCGGGCTGGAGGGCAGCTTTCCGGGGATCAAGGGAAGTCAACTGCCTGAGCGGCAAAGGCCGGGCGTTCCCCCCGCGTCGCCTCCCACGCCCCATGGTGACACCGGCGAGGACCCGGACGTGGCACTTTACCTTCGCCATGTCGAAGGCGGAGAGACCATTCGTTCGCTGGCTCGGGAGCTTGGCTGTCATGCCTCAACCGTCATGCGCCGCATTCGACGTTTTGAGGCAAGGCGCGACGATCCCCTGGTGGACAGCGCTGTCGAGCGGGTCGCCGCATCGTCGCAATCCAGGGCTGACAAGCAGCCGGCCGCCTCTGCGCCTGGTCCGATCGGAATGAAGCAGATCGCCCGTATCCTTCGCCGGCTGGCAGAGCCGGGCGCACAGCTCGTCGTGGGTGACGGCATGGAAAAGGCCATCGTCATCCGGGATGATATCAGGACCGCGATCCTTGACCGACAGCTTGCCGAACACATGGCTGTGCGATCCTGGGTCCAGTTGTCGGGGCAGGGCAGGCTTGCGCGCTATGTCATCTCTATGGCGGGGCGTGAAGCCTTGCGCGCCATGATCGCCGGCCGGAAAGGCAGTGGCGTGCCTCAGGGAGAGGATTTCGTGGTGGCGGCCCCCGTGCTCGACCGACCGGATGGATGCGCCGAGGAGGGGGTTGCTTTCGATCATGCGAACGGTCCCCGGGAATGGGGCGAGGCAGAGATCGTCGACCCCGAAGACGGGCAGCGCAAGCGAGCCCGCGTGAACCTGGCTGAAAGCCCGCTCATGATGCTCGCGCGTCGCCGCGAGGCCGATGGCAGACCTTTCCTTGCCCCGGAACTCGTCGCTGCAGGCGAGAGGCTGCGCGAGGATTTCGAACTGGCCCAGATGGGGCCTCGGCTTGCGCAAAACTGGGACCGGTTCCTGACTGCGGGCATTGATGTCAGCCGCAGCGGTCCGGGCTATTGCGGCGGCTCGGAGGGGGCACGGGACCGCGTTGCCGCCGCCCTGCGCGAATTGGGGCCCGGGCTGGGCGACATGTGCCTGCGCGTCTGTTGCTTTCTCGAAGGCATCGAGATGACCGAACGCAGGTTGGGTTGGTCGGCGCGTTCGGGGAAAATCGTGCTTCGTCTTGCTCTGATGCGGCTCGATATCCATTACCGCGAGACCTATGGCTCGGGCGCGCCCTTGATCGGTTAA
- a CDS encoding DUF6477 family protein has translation MHANIVQFQARVPAAELRRPRLLVQAARAGQSGYSRKRDLRRILKSDELPAPGAALCALKDQEERLDLARREAKADYDLSRHILLLIAIIAEQRLLAAREFICSGKAIPARP, from the coding sequence ATGCATGCCAATATCGTTCAGTTCCAGGCTCGCGTTCCAGCCGCAGAACTGCGTCGCCCGCGCCTGTTGGTCCAGGCCGCCCGCGCGGGCCAGTCGGGATATAGCCGCAAGCGCGATCTGCGGCGTATCCTGAAATCCGATGAGCTACCGGCACCTGGAGCGGCGCTTTGCGCGCTCAAGGATCAGGAAGAAAGGCTCGATCTCGCAAGACGGGAAGCAAAGGCAGATTATGACCTTTCGCGCCATATCCTGCTGCTGATTGCGATCATTGCCGAACAGCGGCTCCTGGCCGCCCGAGAGTTCATTTGTTCCGGAAAAGCGATCCCAGCACGCCCCTGA